In the Calditrichota bacterium genome, GTCACGAATCCCAACACGCTTGGGCTGTTTGAAGATCAGATCGACGCCGTGGCAGAGATCGTCCATCACGCCGGCGGACTGCTCTATATGGACGGCGCCAACCTCAACGCACTGGTCGGACTTGCCAAACCGGGAGCAATGGGCTTTGACATCGTTCATATCAATCTCCACAAGACCTTTTCAACGCCGCATGGCGGAGGCGGACCTGGATCCGGTCCGGTTGCTGTTCGCGCCGACTTGGAGCGCTTTTTACCCGTACCCCGCATCCGAGAGTCAGACCAGGGGGCGCTTTGCTGGGACTACGACCAACCCGATGCCATTGGCCGGATGCACGGCTGGTTTGGCAACTTCGGCATGCACGTCCGGGCTCTCACATATATGAAATCGCTCGGATCGGACGGTCTCCAGAACATGTCCGAGACAGCCATTTTGAACGCCAACTACCTCCTGGCACGGCTTGCCGGTGTCTATAAACTGCCTTTCGACAGGTATTGCACCCATGAGGTGGTCTTCTCGGCGGACAACCAGATGAAGTCTGGCTTGCGCGCAGTCGATTTCGCCAAACGACTGCTCGATTTTGGATTCCACGCCCCGACGATCAACTTCCCGCTTGTGATTCACGAAGCGCTAATGATCGAGCCGACCGAGACCGAGACATTGACAACGCTCGACGCTTTCGTTACAGCGATGCTTCAGATCGATCGAGAAGCGAATGGCGATCCAGATATCCTGCGCAATGCCCCGACGACGACACCGGTCTCACGCTTTGACGAAGCGGCGGCTGCCAGAGCGCTCGACATCGCCATGATATAGTCCGGTAGTGCGGGGGAGGGATGATTTGACACTGACCGGTGGACAGGGAGCCGCTACTTGATTCAGTCCCGTCAGATGGATGCAGATTCACCGGCCGCAACAATTCTGAACGACTTCGTCGCGATCGACCTCGAAACGACCGGGCTCGATCCGGCTTCGAACGAGATCATCGAGTTGGGTGCGGTGCGGTTCAATAATGGTCGGGAGGTCGGTCGGTTCCGGCAATTCGTCAAACCGACCATCGCGCGGCTTCCGGTTGAAATCACCCGGCTGACCGGAATCACCAACCGGGACCTAAAAGGTGCGCCGCTGCTTGCCTCGGTGGCGGAGAAGTTCATCGAGTTCACCGGCGACCTCCCATTGGTAGGACATCATGTCGCATTCGACCTCGGTTTCCTTGCTGCAGCCCCGGGACTTTCAGGGTGGTTTCACCCCCGTCGGGTCAGCCGGATCAGCCACGATACCTCCCCCCTCGCCCGCTTCCTCCATCCCGCTCTCGAGAGTTATAGCCTCGCCTCGCTGACCACGCTCCACCGCTGCCCAACGCGGTCGTGCCACCGCGCCGCCGAAGATGCCGCCGCGACAGGTGAGCTTTTCCTGATGCTCCTCGACAAGTTAGCCCGGGTTGCCCAACACCAGTTGGTGCT is a window encoding:
- a CDS encoding glycine dehydrogenase subunit 2 produces the protein MLIFDHHRPGVRCGYMPKSSALDERPGPALEHLRDDLDLPQVAEPEVMRHFVNLSTLNHHVDKGFYPLGSCTMKYNPKINENVAALPRFAGLHPHQPEETLQGALKLMLELEHWLAEITGLEAVTLQPAAGSHGELTGIFVARSYHLSRGELRSKVLIPDSAHGTNPASISMAGFETVSIPSNSRGRIDLEALRKAMTADVAALMVTNPNTLGLFEDQIDAVAEIVHHAGGLLYMDGANLNALVGLAKPGAMGFDIVHINLHKTFSTPHGGGGPGSGPVAVRADLERFLPVPRIRESDQGALCWDYDQPDAIGRMHGWFGNFGMHVRALTYMKSLGSDGLQNMSETAILNANYLLARLAGVYKLPFDRYCTHEVVFSADNQMKSGLRAVDFAKRLLDFGFHAPTINFPLVIHEALMIEPTETETLTTLDAFVTAMLQIDREANGDPDILRNAPTTTPVSRFDEAAAARALDIAMI